A segment of the Syntrophorhabdaceae bacterium genome:
GCAAGCCTATAAGATGTTCCGTGACAAAACGGAGCATTGCATCAAGGTAGTGCTGAGGCCTGGTGCATGATTCTTTAGAAGCGGATTTAGTCGCGGGTCAATGAAAATGGAGGATGGCGCAGGCGCCGCCCGGCCCTTTCAGGACGGGCGGCGCCTGTTTTCTTAACCTATCGTGGCGTGCCTTTCGTGGGGCTCCTTTATCCAGGAGGTGGTCTGAAAATTCACCTGCTTATCGGACTGGAAATCTTTTGCCATGTTCCGGGATTCGATCTGATCGATTATGTCGTGGGCCTTGGGGAAAAGCTGCATTTCCTCCTCCTCTATATGATGCTCCACTGACTGCTGCAGCTGGTTAACCATGGACATCCACTCCTTCTGAGCAAGGGGAATATTTTCCATGTCCTTCAAAATCCGCTTTGCTTCGCTATGCTCTTCGTATGCTTCGCGTACCAGATCCCTGGTCCCCGGGTTCTCCTGGAGCTTGGCATAGAAGAGCTGCTCCTCCCCTTCCATGTGAAGGGAGAGGTTCTCGGCCAGCTCGGAGAACAGGGCGTCCTTCCCGTGAGCCGCAATTTTGATCTTCTGAAACAGGAGTTTCACCTCATTATGCTCCTTCTTGAGTAAGGTGAAGATATCGTTGGAAGGCGTCGGCAGGCCGTAATATTCAGCCGCACGGACTTTATCGGTCCGCTCGCCGAAGGTGAGGTCCAATCTGTAGTCTTCGCCGAATTTCTCCGTGTGCTGCTCGATCACCTCCTCGCTCGGCACCCATCCACCGTTTACCATGTTCTGATAGGTGAAATAGCGGTAGTTTTTATCCACCTGCTCCACCGGCTTGAAATCCATCCCCACTGCCGTCAGGTTCACCTGGCTCTCCAGGATGTCTCTTACGTATTTGATGTTCGGCTCGAAGACGATGGGGGCAGGCAGGCGCTTCGGCAGGAGCTCCTGGGCATCCTTTTTCGTGTACCTTCCCATGAGCTCCACGGCGTTCCTCA
Coding sequences within it:
- a CDS encoding hemerythrin domain-containing protein — translated: VVHEYNECYLYHSFMEKELDPRIRKIWELHLDMELGHLRNAVELMGRYTKKDAQELLPKRLPAPIVFEPNIKYVRDILESQVNLTAVGMDFKPVEQVDKNYRYFTYQNMVNGGWVPSEEVIEQHTEKFGEDYRLDLTFGERTDKVRAAEYYGLPTPSNDIFTLLKKEHNEVKLLFQKIKIAAHGKDALFSELAENLSLHMEGEEQLFYAKLQENPGTRDLVREAYEEHSEAKRILKDMENIPLAQKEWMSMVNQLQQSVEHHIEEEEMQLFPKAHDIIDQIESRNMAKDFQSDKQVNFQTTSWIKEPHERHATIG